A section of the Leptospira semungkisensis genome encodes:
- a CDS encoding chemotaxis protein CheW: protein MSAEIEHQYILFSLGDEEYALPIVLVDEIIKISNLVKVPRSKNFFAGIMDIRGKVVKMVDLGVKLNIPHTHEQGYDRAIVVKIGGESVGIIVDKVANVALFPPESVNPPPPSIKGISSRYITGVGKKDDRFIILIDIEKILSSEELVELGSAAK from the coding sequence ATGTCCGCTGAAATAGAACACCAATATATTCTCTTCAGTTTGGGAGATGAGGAATACGCTCTGCCAATCGTGTTGGTAGACGAGATCATCAAGATCAGTAACCTAGTTAAGGTTCCTCGCTCCAAAAATTTCTTTGCCGGGATCATGGACATTCGCGGCAAGGTTGTTAAGATGGTGGACCTAGGCGTGAAGCTGAATATTCCCCATACTCATGAGCAAGGATACGATCGTGCCATCGTGGTCAAGATCGGTGGAGAATCCGTCGGAATTATCGTGGACAAGGTAGCTAACGTGGCTCTCTTTCCTCCGGAAAGTGTGAATCCTCCTCCCCCTTCTATTAAAGGGATCTCTTCGCGTTATATCACCGGTGTGGGAAAGAAAGACGATCGATTTATCATACTCATCGATATCGAGAAGATTCTCAGTTCGGAAGAACTTGTGGAGTTGGGTAGCGCGGCAAAATGA
- a CDS encoding cysteine synthase A, with translation MKIQKGFVDSIGNTPLIRLNYYSDLTGCEILGKAEFLNPGGSVKDRAALFIIQEAEKKGLLKPGGTVVEGTAGNTGIGLVHICNAKGYKCLIVIPDTQSKEKIDLLRALGAEVRTVPAVPYKDPGNYVKVSARIAEETPNAIWANQFDNVANRLAHFQTTGPEIWEQTEGKIDAWLASLGTGGTFAGTAMFLKSKNPKIKTIVAEPFGSAIYNFVKKGELSSEGNSFTEGIGNGRITENMKDAPFDDAIRISDQECLETIYTLLRKDGLFVGGSTGINVAAAVKLAKELGPGHTLVTVLCDSGARYQSRLYDKDWLASKGYSIPEI, from the coding sequence ATGAAGATCCAAAAAGGTTTCGTAGACAGCATTGGAAATACTCCACTTATCCGTTTGAACTATTATTCAGATCTCACTGGTTGCGAGATCCTAGGCAAGGCCGAGTTCTTAAATCCGGGAGGTTCCGTAAAGGATAGGGCCGCCTTATTCATTATCCAAGAAGCGGAGAAGAAGGGTCTACTAAAACCGGGAGGCACTGTAGTCGAAGGAACTGCCGGAAACACCGGTATAGGTCTTGTTCATATTTGTAATGCGAAGGGCTACAAATGTCTAATCGTGATCCCGGATACTCAATCCAAGGAGAAGATAGATCTTTTGAGAGCCTTAGGCGCCGAAGTGAGGACAGTTCCTGCGGTTCCCTATAAGGATCCTGGAAACTATGTAAAGGTGTCCGCAAGAATCGCAGAAGAGACTCCGAATGCAATTTGGGCCAATCAATTCGATAACGTTGCTAATAGGCTTGCTCATTTTCAAACCACCGGCCCGGAGATCTGGGAGCAAACAGAAGGCAAAATAGATGCATGGCTCGCTTCTCTTGGAACGGGAGGAACCTTTGCAGGAACCGCTATGTTCTTAAAGAGCAAGAATCCTAAGATCAAAACGATCGTTGCGGAGCCATTCGGTTCAGCAATTTATAATTTTGTAAAGAAGGGAGAGTTATCTTCCGAAGGAAATTCTTTTACGGAAGGGATCGGGAACGGAAGGATTACCGAGAACATGAAGGATGCTCCCTTTGACGACGCGATCCGGATTTCCGACCAGGAATGTTTAGAAACGATCTATACTCTTTTGAGAAAAGACGGACTATTTGTAGGAGGATCTACTGGGATCAATGTGGCTGCTGCGGTGAAATTGGCTAAGGAGCTTGGACCGGGCCACACTCTTGTGACTGTTCTTTGTGATAGTGGAGCCAGATACCAGTCCAGGCTATACGACAAGGACTGGTTGGCTTCTAAAGGGTATTCGATTCCTGAGATCTAG
- a CDS encoding LA_0442/LA_0875 N-terminal domain-containing protein, producing MNPRSSILGKRATLVGTLLVLLSSGQIFSETVLFKNGEKTYGTVIDQSTDAVTILKDTKRQTIPKSQILKIIFKDIKDEGELGKIFEAEKKKLNKDGKKTEKEEQLDTLVLEQMIKENSYKVVQKRLALIEKYIDEQDGGWEEYISKNRNPWEPVWKSAILPGWGLSLMKKDTYARTYQVIIGLSIIVAIGGSQAATVQKNKAENRMSKMLFEDPVTYAQIQAAGIPNSSVYIAKLQTDAFSEYNKDKHNQHQYETYSHTGLGLAVGLYLAQLAQSYFLGKQWATHNIIQTPSGESVQEGFNFKSNMTTLASGGGGALREYRSELRYVSAF from the coding sequence ATGAATCCTCGCAGTTCCATTCTGGGAAAAAGGGCCACCCTGGTCGGTACTTTACTTGTGCTTCTTTCTTCCGGACAAATATTTTCGGAAACCGTTCTATTCAAGAACGGAGAAAAAACCTACGGAACGGTCATAGACCAATCCACAGACGCGGTTACGATATTAAAGGATACTAAAAGACAAACCATCCCGAAATCACAGATCCTAAAAATCATCTTCAAAGACATCAAGGACGAAGGTGAACTCGGAAAGATCTTCGAGGCGGAGAAAAAGAAATTAAACAAAGATGGAAAGAAGACGGAGAAAGAAGAGCAACTAGATACGTTAGTGCTCGAGCAAATGATCAAAGAGAACAGCTATAAGGTTGTTCAAAAGAGATTAGCACTCATCGAAAAATATATAGATGAACAAGACGGCGGTTGGGAAGAGTACATCTCTAAGAACCGCAATCCTTGGGAACCTGTTTGGAAATCTGCGATCCTCCCTGGCTGGGGACTTTCTCTCATGAAGAAAGATACCTATGCAAGAACATATCAGGTGATCATCGGACTTTCCATCATCGTAGCTATCGGAGGCAGCCAAGCAGCCACCGTTCAAAAGAATAAGGCAGAAAACAGAATGAGCAAAATGCTCTTCGAAGATCCTGTTACGTATGCTCAGATCCAAGCGGCAGGGATCCCGAATTCTTCCGTATACATTGCTAAGCTACAGACGGATGCATTTTCCGAATACAATAAGGATAAACATAACCAACACCAATACGAGACCTATAGCCATACAGGCCTTGGACTCGCAGTAGGATTGTATCTAGCACAGTTGGCACAAAGTTACTTCTTAGGAAAACAATGGGCCACTCATAATATCATCCAAACTCCTTCCGGAGAATCCGTCCAAGAAGGATTCAATTTCAAGAGCAATATGACCACTCTTGCCTCTGGCGGCGGTGGAGCATTGCGCGAGTATCGAAGCGAACTTAGATACGTAAGCGCTTTCTAG
- a CDS encoding LIC11086 family outer membrane transporter, with the protein MLPLLLLGSSALFAHHAGEGQNITSSTRFIDPFAGKKERPADYVTITEDFQKGTLDNSNLYTTTAFTELNFAEGKFAMNFSVPWTYYEQKDRQDAARYGKAYLGAKWNPLIDTGWPFFFLLEGRLGFPSGADTDRFAGGDYYSGIANLTLGATWKQWLFLVRASGIFPLSKDHASLEAQSGLPYWAQNPPGSQTETNPSTEKVTQWFAYITYFVNKDFSLLAGYLYRTPYVNVIGGGSLLEEKENNKRTFPKSVQEASLGFNLGIVKGVYGTLVGRLPLIRDPEIRLYDYAITASISFELPEYKVSKVDKEASEKL; encoded by the coding sequence TTGCTTCCCCTTCTTCTATTGGGAAGTTCTGCTTTATTCGCTCACCATGCAGGAGAAGGACAAAATATAACCTCCTCTACGAGATTTATCGATCCTTTTGCAGGAAAGAAAGAAAGGCCCGCGGACTACGTAACGATCACGGAAGATTTTCAAAAAGGGACCTTAGATAATTCGAACCTATACACTACTACTGCATTTACAGAATTGAATTTCGCAGAAGGAAAGTTTGCCATGAACTTCAGCGTTCCTTGGACGTATTATGAACAGAAGGACAGACAAGATGCCGCGAGATACGGAAAAGCATATCTAGGAGCAAAATGGAATCCTTTGATAGATACGGGCTGGCCATTCTTCTTTTTATTGGAGGGAAGACTAGGATTTCCTTCGGGAGCTGATACAGATAGATTCGCTGGAGGAGATTATTATTCAGGGATTGCGAATCTTACCCTGGGTGCCACTTGGAAGCAATGGTTATTCTTGGTACGAGCTTCGGGCATCTTTCCTCTTTCTAAGGATCATGCAAGTCTCGAAGCACAATCAGGACTTCCTTATTGGGCCCAAAATCCTCCCGGATCTCAAACAGAAACAAACCCTAGTACGGAAAAAGTGACCCAATGGTTTGCTTACATTACATATTTCGTAAATAAGGATTTCAGCCTTCTCGCAGGATATCTTTATAGAACTCCCTATGTGAATGTGATCGGAGGCGGGAGTCTTTTGGAAGAAAAAGAGAATAACAAAAGAACTTTTCCTAAATCCGTTCAGGAAGCAAGCCTTGGATTCAACTTAGGAATCGTAAAAGGAGTCTATGGAACACTTGTAGGAAGACTTCCTCTGATCCGAGATCCTGAGATCAGACTCTACGATTATGCGATCACAGCTTCTATCTCGTTTGAACTTCCCGAATACAAGGTTTCTAAGGTAGATAAAGAAGCCTCGGAGAAACTTTAA
- a CDS encoding MbnP family copper-binding protein: MKYIYICALVFSFALFFQNCEGSSSSNASLALLAGSKALGSSSKPTGISFHAVVGDSEAVCGQEISGHGESHSSSTVHALHVAGVMPIGLKDLRFYVSEFELVDENDNIIVLNIPDNGTWQYSGVTLLDFENATGSCTGTSDMNKIVQTALENKQYKTIRFTLGVPESLNHIDYSTSPSPLNISGMAWGWTMGYRFFVGEFYSNDSLSPGNSAVLHLGSSGCTEPSPGTYSCANSNRARIELSPIEGFNPITQEIQFDLKKAFVGWDISTSGGGSKSCHSMGAMDSNCSVVYPNFGLDYSSGNSGSTAQSVFSIVSK, translated from the coding sequence ATGAAATATATATATATTTGCGCGCTTGTATTTTCTTTCGCGCTCTTTTTTCAAAATTGCGAGGGATCTTCAAGCTCTAATGCAAGCTTAGCTCTCTTAGCCGGAAGTAAGGCCTTAGGCTCATCTTCCAAACCCACAGGCATTTCCTTTCACGCCGTTGTAGGAGATAGCGAAGCAGTTTGCGGACAGGAAATCAGCGGGCATGGTGAAAGCCATTCGAGTTCTACGGTACATGCGTTGCATGTGGCTGGGGTCATGCCGATCGGGCTCAAGGATCTGAGATTCTACGTTTCCGAATTCGAGTTAGTGGATGAGAATGATAATATTATCGTTCTAAACATTCCGGATAACGGTACCTGGCAATACTCTGGAGTGACTCTATTAGATTTCGAGAATGCAACAGGAAGTTGCACCGGCACAAGCGATATGAACAAGATCGTGCAAACGGCACTGGAGAATAAACAATACAAGACCATCCGATTCACATTAGGAGTTCCCGAAAGTCTGAATCATATCGACTATAGCACATCTCCTAGTCCTTTGAATATTTCAGGAATGGCCTGGGGCTGGACCATGGGATACAGATTCTTCGTGGGAGAATTCTATTCCAACGATTCCCTCTCTCCCGGAAATTCTGCGGTTCTTCATTTAGGATCCTCGGGTTGCACAGAACCTTCTCCGGGAACTTATAGCTGTGCGAATTCCAATCGAGCTCGGATTGAACTCAGTCCTATCGAAGGATTCAATCCTATCACGCAAGAGATCCAATTCGATCTCAAGAAAGCATTTGTAGGATGGGATATCAGCACTTCCGGAGGAGGAAGCAAGTCCTGTCATTCCATGGGAGCCATGGATAGCAACTGCTCTGTTGTGTATCCTAATTTCGGATTGGATTATTCTAGCGGCAACTCCGGTTCCACGGCCCAATCCGTATTCAGCATAGTTTCCAAATAA
- a CDS encoding LIC_11090 family protein, with product MKGICAVLTNCLIFQSLVFGSGWFSGLLAGEIKLCECNHASRTEKHASEEDSKFKSKLASADDHKDHDHHSKSLPDCHSAKSGETHKCACKKAKDKFALFTGTICAQFYSSYEKGSSLLPIALHSDLLSWIPRDLGIELTSDLEKPPRFS from the coding sequence ATGAAGGGAATCTGCGCCGTTCTAACAAATTGCCTTATATTTCAAAGTTTAGTCTTCGGTAGCGGTTGGTTTTCTGGTCTTCTCGCAGGAGAGATCAAACTCTGCGAATGCAATCACGCCAGCAGAACAGAAAAACACGCAAGCGAAGAAGATTCCAAATTCAAGTCCAAACTAGCATCCGCAGATGATCACAAAGATCATGATCATCATTCCAAGAGCTTGCCCGACTGCCATTCCGCTAAGTCCGGAGAGACTCATAAATGCGCTTGTAAAAAAGCAAAGGATAAGTTTGCTCTATTTACCGGAACGATCTGTGCTCAATTCTATTCTTCTTATGAAAAAGGAAGTTCTCTACTTCCGATCGCTCTTCATTCGGATCTTCTTTCTTGGATCCCAAGAGATTTGGGAATAGAACTCACCTCCGATCTAGAAAAGCCCCCTCGATTCTCCTAA
- a CDS encoding class I fructose-bisphosphate aldolase: MLDKIKSALGAEADSLLNHVSKTIPKEHLTIPGPNYIDEIFSKSDRSNSVLRNFQSIYNTGRLAGTGYLSILPVDQGIEHSAGASFAKNPAYFDPENIVKLAIEGGCNAVASTLGVLGLVSRKYAHKIPFVVKINHNELLSYPNKFDQILFANVEQAFDMGAAAVGATIYFGSDESSRQIQEISEAFHRAHELGLVTILWAYLRNDGFKNDKADYHIATDLTGQANHLAATIEADIVKQKLPETNLGGFRDLKFGKKDDKMYTDLSSDHPIDMARYQVANCYMGKVGLINSGGPSGSNDLGDAVKAAVINKRAGGMGLISGRKAFQKPMKDGVALLNAIQDVYLSKDVTIA, translated from the coding sequence ATGTTAGATAAAATCAAGAGCGCGCTCGGCGCGGAAGCGGATTCACTGTTAAATCACGTTTCCAAAACGATCCCTAAGGAGCATCTCACCATCCCGGGACCGAATTATATAGACGAAATCTTCTCCAAATCGGACAGAAGCAACTCTGTTCTTAGAAATTTCCAATCCATCTACAATACTGGTCGTTTAGCTGGGACAGGTTATCTTTCCATTCTTCCGGTAGACCAAGGGATTGAGCATAGCGCTGGGGCTTCTTTCGCTAAGAACCCTGCGTATTTCGATCCGGAAAATATCGTGAAGCTTGCCATCGAGGGAGGATGTAACGCTGTTGCTTCCACTTTAGGAGTGCTCGGTCTCGTTTCTCGTAAGTATGCGCATAAGATTCCTTTCGTAGTGAAGATTAATCATAACGAACTCTTAAGCTATCCTAACAAATTCGATCAGATCCTGTTCGCTAACGTTGAGCAGGCTTTCGACATGGGAGCTGCAGCAGTTGGAGCGACTATCTATTTCGGTTCCGACGAAAGTTCCAGACAGATCCAAGAGATCTCCGAAGCATTCCATAGAGCTCATGAACTCGGACTGGTAACCATTCTTTGGGCGTACCTCAGAAATGATGGGTTCAAGAATGATAAGGCTGATTATCATATCGCTACTGACCTTACGGGACAAGCAAACCATTTGGCTGCTACCATCGAGGCAGATATCGTTAAGCAAAAGTTGCCTGAGACTAATTTAGGCGGATTTAGAGATCTGAAATTCGGTAAGAAGGATGATAAGATGTATACTGATCTTTCTTCCGATCATCCGATCGATATGGCGAGATACCAAGTAGCAAACTGCTATATGGGCAAAGTAGGACTGATCAACTCCGGCGGACCTTCCGGTTCCAACGACTTAGGTGACGCTGTTAAGGCCGCAGTCATCAATAAGAGAGCGGGTGGAATGGGACTCATTTCCGGTAGAAAGGCTTTCCAAAAGCCTATGAAGGACGGAGTGGCTCTTCTGAACGCTATCCAAGATGTGTATCTTTCTAAGGATGTTACCATCGCTTAA
- a CDS encoding LIC_12238 family plasminogen-binding lipoprotein — translation MKIRFFYFTIFCYIFLFTSCLGMTGEFGWAILDESKLGSLEKKFSNVQEFTLTREKLVFPSDKTLVYLYKFSKTPNPEAEIYVSLSRFQVGFNEIEVKRKRPETSTSSITGSFQELIPGKYLMKVSYEGDVIDNVEFKVIEPEPQEEEKEQTSDDIGKFTKARKNAN, via the coding sequence GTGAAGATCCGGTTTTTCTATTTTACGATTTTCTGTTATATCTTCTTGTTCACTTCTTGCTTGGGAATGACTGGAGAATTCGGCTGGGCAATATTAGATGAGTCCAAGCTTGGCTCATTGGAGAAGAAGTTTAGCAATGTACAAGAGTTTACCCTTACCAGAGAGAAGCTGGTATTCCCTTCCGACAAAACCTTAGTGTACTTATACAAATTCTCCAAGACACCGAATCCGGAAGCGGAGATCTATGTGAGCCTAAGCAGATTCCAAGTCGGGTTTAACGAGATAGAAGTAAAACGCAAACGCCCAGAAACATCCACTTCCAGCATTACTGGAAGCTTTCAGGAACTGATCCCAGGAAAATACCTAATGAAAGTCTCTTACGAAGGAGACGTCATAGACAATGTGGAATTTAAGGTAATCGAACCGGAACCGCAAGAAGAAGAGAAAGAGCAGACCTCGGATGATATAGGCAAATTTACCAAGGCAAGAAAGAACGCTAACTAA
- a CDS encoding ATP-binding response regulator gives MTLSSSEQPNILIVEDEWLLSFNLQKTLQNLGYKIAGVAANGQDAQSIFKETNPDLVLMDISIEGDMDGIQTAQSIQRIKDVPIVFMTAYTDDSTFMRAMDAASTYAYITKPFQNHQLKSSIEIALRQQKRLGRMKESGKEFKNVIQSISEGAVSLDEDGKIIFLNHAAEDLTGWSLNEAIGKPGDLVLSFIQTQIGSAEHPDHLGHNLRYIPAVLIRKDERKVRVGFRVSPIRDEEGRIVGSIVTFSELDLLSVSEKRISEMEKVIQSEMRLESIQKLAAGIAHEINNPLMGVINYGNIIRNRTDLAPDIRNYARVIIEQGERISGIIRNLILFSRSDNEEPSWGRLDDIIFGVEGMISELLKTKNLVLAKNIAEDLPDIFLKQNQIKEVLYYLLYFYADGVGSDLKGSTIRMNAFLSKGETEDESVLEIRLSGSMKEELDPENAFQPFERIQSDDSRIGMGLSVCYGIIQSNRGKLTVQKTNAGTDFCVRLPVQTK, from the coding sequence ATGACTCTTTCTTCGTCCGAACAACCGAATATCCTGATCGTTGAAGACGAATGGTTGCTTTCCTTTAATCTTCAAAAGACTCTTCAAAACCTAGGTTATAAGATCGCCGGTGTGGCGGCTAACGGACAAGATGCGCAATCCATCTTTAAGGAAACGAATCCGGATCTCGTACTTATGGATATTTCCATCGAAGGAGATATGGACGGGATCCAAACTGCGCAAAGCATCCAAAGGATCAAAGATGTTCCTATCGTTTTCATGACGGCGTATACGGATGATTCTACGTTCATGAGAGCCATGGATGCTGCTTCTACTTACGCTTATATCACGAAGCCCTTTCAAAATCACCAACTCAAGTCTTCTATAGAGATCGCTCTTAGACAACAAAAACGCTTGGGAAGAATGAAGGAGAGCGGCAAGGAATTTAAGAACGTAATCCAAAGCATTTCAGAAGGTGCCGTCTCCTTGGACGAGGACGGTAAGATCATTTTTCTCAATCATGCTGCGGAAGATCTCACCGGTTGGAGCTTGAATGAAGCTATTGGAAAGCCAGGAGACCTGGTGCTTTCCTTTATCCAAACCCAAATCGGTTCTGCGGAACATCCGGATCATTTAGGTCATAATCTTAGATATATTCCTGCAGTTTTGATCCGAAAGGATGAGCGCAAAGTTCGAGTAGGATTTAGAGTTTCTCCCATCCGAGATGAGGAAGGAAGGATCGTAGGTAGCATCGTTACATTCTCCGAGTTGGATCTTCTTTCCGTTTCCGAGAAGAGGATCTCTGAGATGGAGAAAGTGATCCAATCCGAAATGCGTTTGGAGTCCATTCAGAAACTCGCCGCAGGGATTGCGCATGAGATCAACAATCCTCTTATGGGTGTGATCAATTACGGAAATATTATACGAAATCGGACCGATCTCGCTCCGGATATTCGAAATTATGCAAGAGTGATCATTGAGCAGGGAGAGAGGATCTCCGGAATTATCCGCAACCTGATCCTATTCTCCAGATCCGACAATGAAGAACCTAGTTGGGGAAGGCTAGACGATATCATTTTCGGCGTGGAAGGAATGATCTCCGAACTTCTCAAGACCAAGAATCTGGTGCTCGCAAAGAATATCGCCGAAGACCTGCCTGATATTTTTCTGAAGCAAAATCAGATTAAAGAAGTTTTATATTATTTACTCTATTTCTACGCGGACGGCGTAGGTTCCGATCTGAAGGGAAGCACCATTCGTATGAATGCTTTCTTGAGCAAAGGAGAGACAGAAGATGAATCCGTTTTGGAGATTCGTCTCTCCGGCTCCATGAAAGAAGAATTGGATCCAGAGAATGCCTTCCAACCTTTTGAAAGGATCCAATCGGATGATTCAAGGATAGGGATGGGACTTTCTGTTTGTTACGGGATCATTCAATCCAACCGAGGCAAATTGACAGTGCAAAAGACGAATGCAGGCACTGATTTCTGCGTTCGTTTACCGGTTCAAACCAAATAA
- a CDS encoding CBS domain-containing protein encodes MLVKDILDKKDRKILSVEPQTTVWEAIRFMTKYDIGSVIVLNAGKLAGIFTERDLLHFASTDRDGVFDKTVGDVMSTQLTTMQPTDQVDDVLAIMLKKRIRHMPILDGNRLVGIISIGDAVKAKIEKTEEENKNLKNYIYSESGLM; translated from the coding sequence ATGCTGGTAAAAGATATCTTGGATAAAAAGGACCGCAAGATCCTTTCGGTGGAACCGCAAACCACCGTTTGGGAAGCGATCCGATTTATGACCAAGTATGATATAGGTTCCGTGATCGTGCTAAACGCGGGTAAACTCGCAGGCATTTTTACGGAGAGGGATTTGCTGCATTTTGCTTCGACGGATCGGGATGGGGTATTCGATAAAACTGTGGGCGATGTGATGTCCACGCAATTGACTACCATGCAACCGACCGATCAAGTGGATGATGTTCTCGCGATCATGCTTAAAAAGAGAATTCGGCATATGCCTATTTTGGACGGGAACCGATTGGTAGGGATCATATCCATCGGAGATGCGGTAAAGGCTAAGATTGAAAAAACGGAAGAAGAGAATAAAAACTTAAAGAATTATATATATAGCGAATCCGGGCTCATGTGA
- a CDS encoding methanobactin export MATE transporter MbnM, which produces MKEILLITILLFSVIGCGSIGIGKEQGKDLQAGLLLLGQESSEGTPYIWDLPNGFPRPKIPENNPMTLEKVNLGRHLFYETELSENKSQACASCHQQDKAFTDGLAVSSGSTGQSHPRNAQHLSNAVYNLRLTWANPLLKNLEDQARVPMFGDNPIELGMKDKEDLLLSRLENDPIYPSLFHAAFPKDPNPFSILNITKALASFQRSLISGNSAYDRFQSGDISALSASAIRGKNLFFGERGECFHCHGGFNFTDTILHTGTVFEEVTFHNNGLDSSNFTSPNGGLYEFTFSEADRGKFRAPSLRNVELTAPYMHDGSLPDLLSVINHYANGGSGDGTLNPNKDPFVRSFSLSESEKLDLVEFLKSLTDENFVTNPAFASPF; this is translated from the coding sequence ATGAAAGAAATATTACTCATTACAATATTATTATTTTCTGTCATAGGATGCGGATCCATAGGCATAGGTAAAGAACAAGGAAAAGATCTGCAGGCAGGCTTACTGCTCTTGGGCCAAGAATCTTCGGAAGGAACTCCTTATATCTGGGATCTTCCCAACGGATTTCCCAGGCCAAAGATCCCGGAGAATAATCCAATGACTCTGGAGAAGGTGAACTTAGGGCGGCATCTCTTCTACGAAACAGAACTCTCAGAGAATAAGAGCCAGGCCTGCGCCAGTTGCCACCAGCAAGACAAGGCATTTACGGACGGACTTGCTGTCTCTTCGGGCTCTACTGGACAGTCTCATCCCAGAAATGCGCAGCATCTTTCCAATGCCGTCTATAATCTAAGACTAACTTGGGCAAATCCTCTCTTAAAGAATTTAGAGGATCAGGCGAGAGTTCCCATGTTCGGAGACAATCCGATCGAATTAGGAATGAAGGACAAGGAAGATCTTTTGCTTTCCAGACTAGAAAACGACCCTATCTACCCTTCCCTATTTCATGCAGCATTCCCGAAAGATCCAAACCCATTCTCTATTTTGAATATTACAAAAGCATTAGCTAGCTTTCAAAGAAGTTTGATCTCCGGGAATTCAGCGTATGACAGATTTCAATCCGGAGATATAAGCGCCCTCAGCGCATCTGCCATCCGAGGAAAGAACCTATTCTTCGGAGAAAGAGGAGAATGCTTTCATTGCCATGGAGGCTTTAATTTTACGGATACAATCTTACATACCGGAACGGTTTTTGAAGAAGTTACATTCCATAATAACGGCTTAGATTCTTCTAACTTCACGAGTCCGAACGGAGGACTGTATGAGTTCACATTCTCCGAAGCTGATCGAGGAAAATTCAGAGCACCTTCTCTTAGGAACGTGGAGCTAACCGCTCCTTATATGCATGATGGTTCTCTTCCGGACCTTCTATCAGTGATCAACCATTATGCAAACGGAGGAAGTGGGGACGGAACCTTAAATCCAAACAAGGATCCTTTCGTAAGGAGCTTTTCCTTATCAGAATCGGAGAAACTGGACCTTGTGGAATTCTTAAAAAGTCTCACAGACGAGAACTTCGTTACGAACCCGGCATTTGCGAGCCCTTTTTGA
- a CDS encoding LIC_11321 family protein: protein MRRVSAFYPILLCCLLPIWLFAQGSSPKKEAGPNPSENSKPKKEGKSQKQGCCRIKYEGGGIDYFPATEEECVAKPGFQSFQQDSALCFQSLWD from the coding sequence ATGAGACGAGTCTCGGCGTTTTATCCGATCTTGCTATGCTGTTTACTCCCCATCTGGCTTTTCGCTCAGGGTTCTTCCCCAAAAAAAGAAGCGGGACCTAATCCTTCGGAGAATTCTAAACCTAAGAAGGAAGGAAAAAGCCAAAAGCAGGGATGTTGCAGGATCAAATACGAAGGCGGCGGCATCGATTATTTTCCTGCAACGGAAGAAGAATGCGTGGCTAAGCCCGGCTTTCAGAGTTTTCAGCAAGATTCGGCTCTTTGCTTTCAATCTCTCTGGGATTGA